In Candidatus Vogelbacteria bacterium, the following proteins share a genomic window:
- a CDS encoding class I SAM-dependent methyltransferase: MPTNNKEITNESIEQHYDTEAPIYDSLVSFLEVWFLTPLRKKLISQAQGKTLEVAVGTGINFSHYSSGVNLVGIDLSQNMLKLSYNRSKKLGLDIDLQKMNSEKLLFADHTFDTVVSTLAMCTFADPIKALTEMARVLKPAGHILLLEHGLSNLKPIAWFQRLRAPKHLQKYQCHLNRDHLATIKQAGFTNFKSTKYFFGIIYLIDITP, from the coding sequence ATGCCAACCAACAATAAAGAAATTACTAACGAATCAATAGAACAACATTATGATACTGAAGCGCCTATTTACGATTCTCTCGTTTCTTTTCTGGAAGTTTGGTTTTTAACTCCTTTGCGGAAAAAATTAATCAGCCAAGCCCAAGGCAAAACTCTGGAAGTAGCGGTTGGGACTGGTATAAATTTTAGCCACTATTCTAGTGGTGTTAATTTAGTTGGGATTGATTTAAGTCAGAATATGTTGAAATTGTCTTACAATCGATCCAAAAAACTAGGCTTGGATATTGATTTACAAAAAATGAATAGTGAGAAGTTACTGTTCGCTGACCACACTTTTGATACAGTGGTATCCACCCTGGCTATGTGCACTTTCGCTGACCCGATTAAAGCTTTGACGGAAATGGCTCGGGTTTTAAAGCCAGCTGGTCACATCTTACTATTAGAGCATGGTTTAAGTAATTTGAAACCAATAGCTTGGTTTCAAAGACTACGAGCCCCCAAACATCTCCAAAAATACCAATGCCATCTCAATAGGGACCACCTAGCCACTATTAAACAAGCCGGTTTCACAAATTTTAAATCAACCAAATACTTTTTCGGGATTATTTACTTGATAGATATCACCCCATAA